From Rhodococcus sp. B7740:
AACGGATCCGCGTAGGGAGCGAAACGGCGTACCGCCAGGTGCGCCACCGTCATCAGCGCGAGATACGCCACCGCGTACTTCGCCAGATCCCAGGTGATGGTCTGTTCCTGACTGGCTTCGACCAGAACCAAGGAGATCGTGGTGATCAGAACGGCAGCGCCGAGCAACAGCAGTTCGATCCCGCGTCGGTTGGATTGAACCGGCGCTGGGGCGAACCCTTCGGGCGGACTCGGAAAGGATCCTCCCGCGGACGGATTGGAACTCATCGAGTACCGGTCCTGCAGTTCTGGCCGGGAATTTGCGGAACCGTCGGTGTCGGCACGGCTGTGGTGGTCGGTGCTGCCTCAGGAGTGGGTTCGACCGTGGGCGGCAGCGGGGCGGCGGGCGGCGGGATGATCGCCGTCGGAGTCGGTTCGACGGTCGTGGTCACGACCGGCTCGGTCTCGCAGACCTGAAGCAGGTCCCCGGAAGCCAACCGCTCGACCTGTCCGCGCGCATCGTCGAGAGATCCCGACGGCAACCCGGCCGTGACCTGCTCACGTGCAGCAGGCAGAAGATCGTCGATCTCGAACGGAACACAGTCCGCCGGGGCGGCATCCGGCGCGGTCAACGTGACGGCTCCGTCGTCGTCGAGGCAGCCGATCAGTTCGACGCTCTGCAGCGAGTACCCCAGCACCGAGCCGGGCAGCCCGCGCAGCACGGTCACCTTGCTGTTGTCGGCACCGACGTAGTAATTGCCCTTGATGATCGAATTGGCCACCACCGCACCGATTCCGGCGAGAACGACCAGGGTCAGGGCAATGAGTGTCCAGCGCAGCTTGTGCGATTTCTTCTCCGGTGCGACAACCGGAGCGGTGACGCGCTTGGGCGTCGTACGGGGGGGACGCATCGCTGCGGCGCGCCCTGCTGCGGTGTTGGGCGGAGGGGCGTCCTCCTCGTCTTCGGTGCTGGCGGCACCGCCGAGAATGGGGTGGCTCTGTCCGTAGTCGAGGTCGATCACATCGGCGACGACGACCGTCACGTTGTCCGGCCCGCCACTGCGAAGCGCGAGTTCGATCAGTCGGTCGGCGCAGGGTCCCGTCTCGCCCTCGTTCAGCGTGTTCTCGATGGTTTCGTCGCTCACGACGTCCGAGAGGCCGTCGGAGCACAGCAGATATCGATCGCCTGCGCGCACTTCTCGAACGGTGAGCGTCGGCTCGATCTCGTTGCCGGTGAGGGCACGCATGATCAAGGAGCGTTGCGGATGTGTGTGCGCCTGCTCGGCGGTGATGCGGCCTTCGTCGACGAGAGACTGAACGAAGGTGTCGTCTCGGGTGATCTGGGTGAGCGAGCCGTCGCGCAGCATGTACGCGCGCGAATCGCCGATGTGTACCAGTCCGATTCGCTTGCCCGCGAACAGGATTGCGGTCAGTGTGGTCCCCATGCCGTCGAGCTCGGGTTCGTCCTCGACCTGGTCTGCGATGGACGCGTTGCCCTCGCGGGTGGCTGCCTCGAGCTTGCCCAGCAGATCCTCGCCGGGCTCGTCGTCGTCGAGATGAGCCAATGCGGCGATCATCAACTGCGAGGCCACTTCACCGGCGGCGTGACCGCCCATGCCGTCGGCCAGCGCCAGTAGGCGAGCCCCGGCGTACACGGAGTCCTCGT
This genomic window contains:
- a CDS encoding PP2C family protein-serine/threonine phosphatase, coding for MTLVLRYAARSDRGLVRSNNEDSVYAGARLLALADGMGGHAAGEVASQLMIAALAHLDDDEPGEDLLGKLEAATREGNASIADQVEDEPELDGMGTTLTAILFAGKRIGLVHIGDSRAYMLRDGSLTQITRDDTFVQSLVDEGRITAEQAHTHPQRSLIMRALTGNEIEPTLTVREVRAGDRYLLCSDGLSDVVSDETIENTLNEGETGPCADRLIELALRSGGPDNVTVVVADVIDLDYGQSHPILGGAASTEDEEDAPPPNTAAGRAAAMRPPRTTPKRVTAPVVAPEKKSHKLRWTLIALTLVVLAGIGAVVANSIIKGNYYVGADNSKVTVLRGLPGSVLGYSLQSVELIGCLDDDGAVTLTAPDAAPADCVPFEIDDLLPAAREQVTAGLPSGSLDDARGQVERLASGDLLQVCETEPVVTTTVEPTPTAIIPPPAAPLPPTVEPTPEAAPTTTAVPTPTVPQIPGQNCRTGTR